The following proteins come from a genomic window of Myroides odoratus DSM 2801:
- a CDS encoding alkaline phosphatase family protein, with protein sequence MKKLALSLMTLFLVGGSLSLQAQEIEKQLVIEERKNDAKKEESPYVILVSLDGFRYDYIEKHNAKFLAEFASLGTKAESLIPSYPSVTFPNHYSIVTGMYPGHHGLVGNTMYDRNTEERYSLGNAKAVTDAKWYGGTPLWVLAEQQGMLSACYYWPGSEAAIQKVLPTYYYKYSEKSDIDSRLVQVKNWLTLPAEKRPHFITFYMPEVDHAGHQFGPDAEETTKAVQYVDEAMEKLYTLVKDSGLPINLVIVSDHGMLELDQKTLLKLPFEVDEKEMAVASNGTYVSLFIKDPKKIKTWYEQIKKSIDPKLMEVHLKDNLPQEYHFGSKDDRYNRVGDIVLTAHAPYYFTNRPLAGSHGFDPAKVKEMHALFMAVGPNIKEKNTVKSFENVHIYPMIAQILGLTIDEKQVDGTGAVAKEVLK encoded by the coding sequence ATGAAAAAATTAGCATTATCCCTGATGACTTTATTTCTCGTAGGGGGAAGTTTGTCCTTACAAGCACAAGAAATAGAGAAGCAACTGGTTATAGAAGAAAGAAAAAACGATGCAAAGAAGGAAGAAAGCCCTTATGTTATTTTAGTTTCCTTGGATGGTTTTCGCTATGATTATATAGAAAAACACAACGCAAAGTTTTTAGCTGAATTTGCAAGTTTGGGAACAAAGGCAGAATCGCTAATCCCTTCATATCCGTCTGTTACTTTTCCAAACCATTATTCTATTGTAACGGGGATGTATCCAGGACATCACGGTTTAGTTGGAAATACCATGTACGATAGAAATACAGAAGAGCGCTATTCATTGGGTAACGCAAAGGCTGTTACGGATGCGAAATGGTATGGCGGAACTCCGCTATGGGTACTAGCAGAGCAACAAGGTATGTTGAGCGCTTGTTACTATTGGCCAGGGTCTGAAGCAGCGATTCAGAAGGTATTGCCTACCTATTATTATAAATATTCAGAAAAATCAGATATTGATAGCCGTTTAGTACAAGTAAAAAACTGGTTGACTTTACCCGCTGAAAAACGACCACATTTCATTACGTTTTACATGCCTGAAGTAGATCATGCAGGGCATCAGTTTGGCCCAGACGCAGAGGAAACTACAAAAGCGGTTCAGTACGTAGATGAAGCCATGGAAAAGTTGTATACCTTAGTTAAAGATTCAGGATTGCCTATTAATTTAGTGATCGTTTCGGATCATGGGATGTTAGAATTGGATCAAAAAACGCTATTAAAATTGCCTTTCGAAGTCGATGAAAAAGAAATGGCAGTGGCTTCTAATGGAACGTATGTAAGCTTATTTATCAAGGATCCAAAGAAGATTAAAACGTGGTATGAGCAGATAAAAAAATCCATTGATCCTAAACTAATGGAGGTGCATCTAAAAGACAATTTACCTCAAGAGTATCACTTCGGATCAAAAGATGATCGTTATAATCGAGTAGGTGATATCGTATTGACTGCGCATGCTCCGTATTACTTTACGAATAGACCTTTGGCAGGAAGTCATGGTTTTGACCCAGCAAAAGTGAAAGAAATGCACGCATTATTTATGGCTGTTGGCCCGAATATCAAAGAGAAGAATACAGTAAAATCGTTTGAGAATGTACACATTTATCCGATGATTGCACAAATCTTAGGATTAACTATAGATGAGAAGCAAGTAGATGGAACTGGAGCTGTTGCTAAAGAGGTTTTGAAATAA
- a CDS encoding outer membrane beta-barrel protein: MNFKYILSGCLFFVLGTTLYAQEAQENPSSKFQAFFTQNMDYQVKAQFSIGGSAPLGLPREIRSVKSYNPGLQTGFEANATKWVNQQWGVRLGVRFEEKGMKTDARVKNYLIEVNSAKGPSRGYFTGDVYTNVSNTYLTFPISAVYNLSENWNLYGGVFLSGLIDRNFTGNVSNGYLRENAPTGLKVEFNDDASADFDYSDDLNRFQWGFQAGGEWNLNSHFRLFSDVSYGANRLFKKDFEDISFSMHNIYLNLGFGYQF, from the coding sequence ATGAATTTTAAATATATCCTTTCTGGGTGTTTGTTCTTTGTACTAGGAACAACCCTATATGCACAAGAAGCACAAGAAAACCCATCCTCTAAATTTCAAGCTTTTTTTACACAAAATATGGATTATCAAGTAAAAGCTCAATTTAGTATTGGAGGATCAGCTCCCTTGGGATTACCCCGTGAGATCCGCAGTGTAAAAAGTTACAACCCAGGTTTACAGACTGGGTTTGAAGCCAATGCAACAAAATGGGTGAACCAACAATGGGGAGTTCGACTAGGGGTTCGATTTGAAGAAAAAGGAATGAAGACGGATGCACGTGTGAAAAATTACTTAATAGAAGTAAATTCTGCTAAAGGTCCAAGTAGAGGATACTTTACGGGAGATGTTTACACCAATGTGAGCAATACGTATCTAACCTTTCCTATTTCAGCCGTTTATAATTTATCTGAAAATTGGAACTTATATGGAGGAGTCTTTTTATCTGGTTTAATTGATCGAAATTTTACAGGAAATGTTTCGAACGGTTACTTACGCGAGAATGCTCCAACAGGTCTAAAAGTTGAATTTAATGATGATGCTTCAGCTGATTTTGACTACTCTGATGATTTAAATCGCTTTCAATGGGGCTTTCAAGCAGGTGGAGAATGGAATCTAAACAGTCATTTTAGACTTTTTAGCGATGTAAGCTATGGTGCAAACCGATTGTTTAAAAAAGACTTCGAAGACATTTCTTTTAGCATGCACAACATCTACCTAAACCTCGGTTTTGGTTATCAATTCTAA